ATCATGCCTGAACCTGTGCGCTCGCGTAATTCTTTAACTTTTGCGGCTGTAATTTCTGCCATAATTTAACCCTCCATTGTCTCGTCGTCGATATTGCCCTCATAAGTATCATGGAGGCGTTCACGTTCAGCAATTAATTTTTCGTCGTCGCTAAGTGCATCGGTGCCGCTTAACTCCTGAACAGGAATAATAACAGCGTCCTCGCCCTGCCTGCCCTCGATAACAGCATTAGCCATTAAACCTGTAATTAATTTAATTGCTCTGATAGCGTCATCATTGCCGGGGATGGGATAATCAATCATTTCAGGATCGCAGTTTGTGTCTACGATTGATACGACCGGAATATGTAATTTTCTTGCTTCTGCGATTGCGTTTTCCTCGCGTCTTGGGTCAATCAGGAAAATTGCATCAGGTACGGCTGTCATTGCTGCGATACCGCCGAGATATTTCTCAAGTTTTAACTGCTCTTTCTTGAGTGCTGCTGTTTCCTTCTTTGTAAATTCTTCCCATGTGCCTTCTTCATCATATTTGCGGAGTTCAAGCATACGGGAAATTCTGCGCCTGATTGTCGGAAAATTAGTCATTAAACCGCCGAGCCAGCGTTGATTGATGTAATACTGCCCGCAACGTGTAGCCTCGTCTCTGATTGTTTCCTGAGCTTGTCTCTTAGTGCCGACAAATAAAACGTGTCCGCCTGCTGCTGCTGTTTCGCGAATAAAATCGTATGCGCGGTCAAGGCCTTTGACGGTCTTCTGAAGGTCAATGATATAGACTCCGTTACGTTCGGTGAAAATGTAAGGCTTCATTTTGGGATTCCAGCGGCGTGTTTGATGTCCGAAATGGACTCCGCATTCAAGCAACTGCTTCATACTTGCTACTGCCAATTTGTTATGTCCTCCTATAAAGGTTTAATCTGCGCCCAAGTTTTAATCACGTTCTTGTGTGACACCTTTAATTTAACCGGGCGTGCGAAATTTGTTACGTCTCTAAGTATATCACAAAAAAAAGCGGGACACCCACACTCGGATATCCCGCTTGAAATTTCTTGTTTTACTTCAGAAGTATTGAACCGAATCTATATTCCGTTTTCCTTCCCCTTGTATCATCAAAACTTTA
The Synergistaceae bacterium genome window above contains:
- the rpsB gene encoding 30S ribosomal protein S2 gives rise to the protein MAVASMKQLLECGVHFGHQTRRWNPKMKPYIFTERNGVYIIDLQKTVKGLDRAYDFIRETAAAGGHVLFVGTKRQAQETIRDEATRCGQYYINQRWLGGLMTNFPTIRRRISRMLELRKYDEEGTWEEFTKKETAALKKEQLKLEKYLGGIAAMTAVPDAIFLIDPRREENAIAEARKLHIPVVSIVDTNCDPEMIDYPIPGNDDAIRAIKLITGLMANAVIEGRQGEDAVIIPVQELSGTDALSDDEKLIAERERLHDTYEGNIDDETMEG